In Promicromonospora sp. Populi, one genomic interval encodes:
- a CDS encoding TetR/AcrR family transcriptional regulator encodes MRQPVQDQVLRAALDLFATQGYANTSVQQIVEAAGVTKGAMYHYFASKDDLLFAIYERMLSLQKARLDEIVAAGDKRGDDVEDVLRAVCEDVVHSSIELMAEGTVFTRSQHMLTPERQLEVKRRRREYHDDFEALLRRGIAEGRFRDDVPTAVLIANFFSDVHYLPQWYSPTGPETAAEVAQQLTELFLRGIRAGSGGPGSGGSVAGGSTSGRGDK; translated from the coding sequence GTGCGCCAGCCCGTCCAGGACCAGGTGCTGCGCGCGGCCCTCGACCTCTTCGCGACGCAGGGCTACGCGAACACGAGCGTCCAGCAGATCGTCGAGGCCGCGGGCGTCACCAAGGGCGCGATGTACCACTACTTCGCCTCCAAGGACGACCTGCTGTTCGCGATCTACGAGCGCATGCTGTCGCTGCAGAAGGCGCGGCTCGACGAGATCGTCGCTGCGGGCGACAAGCGGGGCGACGACGTCGAGGACGTGCTGCGCGCCGTCTGCGAGGACGTGGTGCACAGCTCCATCGAGCTCATGGCCGAGGGCACCGTGTTCACCCGCAGCCAGCACATGCTCACGCCGGAGCGCCAGCTCGAGGTCAAGCGGCGTCGCCGCGAGTATCACGACGACTTCGAGGCGCTGCTCCGCCGCGGGATCGCGGAGGGGAGGTTCCGCGACGACGTGCCCACCGCGGTGCTCATCGCGAACTTCTTCTCCGACGTCCACTACCTGCCGCAGTGGTACTCGCCCACGGGGCCCGAGACGGCGGCCGAGGTGGCGCAGCAGCTCACGGAGCTGTTCCTGCGCGGGATCCGGGCGGGTTCGGGCGGTCCGGGTTCGGGCGGCTCGGTAGCAGGCGGCTCGACGTCGGGAAGGGGAGACAAGTGA
- a CDS encoding NADPH:quinone oxidoreductase family protein, protein MSLPTVMKAWRVVAQGEPEQVMELHDVPVPEPGPGEVLVRVRAVAVNFPDVLLARGQYQERPELPFVPGVELCGDVVALGPGVTDGERVRVGDRVVGSKIGVLAQYATVQVQAVHAAPSALDDAQAAALTIAYQTAWFALHRRGGLQAGQTLLVHAAAGGVGTAACQLGKAAGARVVGVVGSAAKVAAARAAGADEVFLRDDDWVAELRRPGVDVVFDPVGGDSFERSTRCIGFEGRIVVVGFASGQLPAVRADLAMVKNYAVLGLHWGLYQKLRPDLVDAAHAELDKLAASGVLRPVLDSVVGFDEAPAAVARLAGGATTGRIVVRVADDAVVEDDAVVETDGTDGEVAG, encoded by the coding sequence GTGAGCCTTCCCACGGTGATGAAGGCGTGGCGCGTGGTCGCCCAGGGGGAGCCCGAGCAGGTGATGGAGCTGCACGACGTGCCGGTGCCCGAGCCCGGGCCCGGCGAGGTGCTGGTCCGCGTACGGGCCGTCGCGGTGAACTTCCCGGACGTCCTGCTGGCCCGCGGCCAGTACCAGGAGCGGCCCGAGCTGCCGTTCGTGCCGGGGGTCGAGCTGTGCGGCGACGTCGTGGCGCTGGGTCCGGGCGTGACCGACGGCGAGCGGGTGCGGGTCGGCGACCGCGTCGTCGGCTCGAAGATCGGGGTGCTGGCGCAGTACGCGACGGTGCAGGTCCAGGCCGTGCACGCGGCGCCGTCGGCCCTTGACGACGCGCAGGCCGCGGCCCTGACCATCGCCTACCAGACCGCGTGGTTCGCGCTGCACCGGCGGGGCGGCCTGCAGGCCGGCCAGACGCTGCTGGTGCACGCCGCCGCGGGCGGCGTGGGCACGGCGGCGTGCCAGCTCGGCAAGGCGGCCGGCGCGCGGGTGGTCGGGGTGGTGGGCAGCGCGGCGAAGGTGGCCGCGGCTCGCGCTGCGGGCGCCGACGAGGTATTCCTGCGCGACGACGACTGGGTGGCCGAGCTGCGCAGGCCCGGCGTCGACGTGGTGTTCGACCCGGTGGGCGGGGACTCGTTCGAGCGCTCGACGCGCTGCATCGGGTTCGAGGGGCGGATCGTGGTGGTCGGGTTCGCGAGCGGGCAGCTGCCGGCCGTCCGCGCCGACCTGGCCATGGTGAAGAACTACGCGGTGCTGGGGCTGCACTGGGGGCTGTACCAGAAGCTCCGGCCCGACCTCGTGGACGCCGCGCACGCCGAGCTGGACAAGCTCGCCGCCTCCGGTGTGCTGCGGCCGGTCCTGGACAGCGTGGTCGGGTTCGACGAGGCGCCCGCCGCGGTGGCGCGGCTCGCCGGGGGCGCGACGACGGGACGGATCGTGGTCCGGGTGGCGGACGACGCAGTGGTTGAGGACGACGCAGTGGTCGAGACAGACGGAACCGACGGAGAGGTAGCGGGATGA
- a CDS encoding glucose 1-dehydrogenase — protein sequence MTLDEGTSTGPTAAQLHDLTGRVAVVTGAARGIGAAYVRILHDAGAQVVITDVLDDEGRALAEELGERARFAHLDVTDEDAWARVVGQVIEELGGVDVLVNNAGIANAAPIEHFTLAKWNAVMTVNVTGVFLGCRAVVPTMKAAGRGSIINISSVEGLRGGRSLHGYTASKFAVRGLTKSLAVELGQDGIRVNSVHPGMILTEMTTRIDPDSLIIPLGRPGVPDDLAGTILFLASEASAWITGQEIVVDGGMTSGIAHR from the coding sequence ATGACGCTGGACGAAGGAACGAGCACGGGACCCACCGCGGCGCAGCTGCACGACCTCACCGGGCGCGTGGCGGTAGTGACCGGCGCGGCCCGCGGCATCGGCGCGGCGTACGTGCGGATCCTGCACGACGCCGGGGCGCAGGTCGTGATCACCGACGTCCTGGACGACGAGGGTCGCGCGCTGGCCGAGGAGCTGGGGGAGCGGGCCCGGTTCGCGCACCTGGACGTGACCGACGAGGACGCGTGGGCGCGGGTGGTCGGCCAGGTGATCGAGGAGCTCGGTGGCGTGGACGTGCTGGTCAACAACGCGGGCATCGCGAACGCCGCCCCGATCGAGCACTTCACGCTCGCCAAGTGGAACGCCGTCATGACGGTCAACGTGACCGGCGTGTTCCTGGGCTGCCGGGCCGTGGTGCCCACGATGAAGGCCGCCGGGCGCGGCTCGATCATCAACATCTCGTCGGTGGAAGGGCTGCGCGGGGGCCGGAGCCTGCACGGGTACACCGCCTCCAAGTTCGCGGTGCGCGGGCTGACCAAGTCGCTCGCCGTCGAGCTGGGCCAGGACGGCATCCGCGTGAACTCGGTACACCCCGGCATGATCCTCACCGAGATGACCACGCGGATCGACCCGGACTCCCTGATCATCCCGCTCGGCCGGCCGGGGGTGCCCGACGACCTCGCCGGGACCATCCTGTTCCTCGCCAGCGAGGCGTCGGCATGGATCACCGGCCAGGAGATCGTCGTCGACGGCGGGATGACGAGCGGGATCGCGCACCGATGA
- a CDS encoding phosphotransferase family protein, which produces MSAQPTGPRELPGLDVAGLATWLAREHPELAGSGVGPDLTASLITGGHSNLTYRVDGAAKPLVLRRPPLGHVLSTAHDMRREHRVITALAGTIPVPPTVAVVDDSEAAEVTGTVFFVMEHVAGTVLARPEHNAAWTSDGLGRLAIELVEVLADLHTTDPAAVGLADFGRPAGYLARQVKTWRRQYDASRSRPQPLLDTLQDRLAVAVPDDGARTGIVHGDYRLDNVLVAGSPDAPHITAVLDWEMATLGDPLMDLGMLGMYWHIRDLTEAAGVDDVAGAIAPGAGYPDFAEVTDAYAARAGIAVPDLSWYRAFACYKLAVILEGIHYRFTGGQTVGAGFDHIGAMVAPLADEGLARLAGASSGSAPHGPGTTGGGA; this is translated from the coding sequence ATGAGCGCACAGCCGACCGGGCCGCGCGAGCTGCCCGGCCTCGACGTCGCGGGCCTGGCCACGTGGCTGGCCCGGGAGCACCCGGAGCTGGCCGGGTCCGGCGTCGGCCCGGACCTGACCGCGAGCCTCATCACCGGCGGGCACAGCAACCTCACCTACCGGGTGGACGGCGCCGCGAAGCCGCTGGTGCTGCGGCGCCCGCCGCTGGGGCACGTGCTGTCCACCGCCCACGACATGCGCCGCGAGCACCGCGTCATCACTGCCCTGGCGGGAACGATCCCGGTGCCACCGACGGTAGCGGTGGTGGACGACTCCGAGGCCGCCGAGGTCACGGGCACCGTCTTCTTCGTCATGGAGCACGTGGCGGGCACGGTCCTGGCCCGGCCCGAGCACAACGCGGCCTGGACCAGCGACGGCCTGGGCCGGCTCGCGATCGAGCTGGTCGAGGTCCTCGCCGACCTGCACACCACCGACCCCGCCGCGGTAGGGCTGGCCGACTTCGGCCGACCCGCCGGCTACCTGGCCCGCCAGGTCAAGACCTGGCGGCGCCAGTACGACGCCTCCCGGTCGCGGCCCCAGCCGCTCCTGGACACGCTCCAGGACCGGCTGGCGGTTGCGGTGCCCGACGACGGGGCGCGCACCGGGATCGTGCACGGCGACTACCGCCTCGACAACGTGCTGGTGGCCGGATCGCCCGACGCGCCGCACATCACGGCGGTACTGGACTGGGAGATGGCCACGCTCGGCGACCCGCTCATGGACCTGGGCATGCTCGGCATGTACTGGCACATCCGCGACCTGACCGAGGCCGCGGGCGTCGACGACGTCGCCGGGGCGATAGCGCCCGGCGCCGGCTACCCGGACTTCGCCGAGGTCACCGACGCCTACGCCGCCCGCGCGGGGATCGCCGTGCCGGACCTCTCCTGGTACCGGGCGTTCGCCTGCTACAAGCTCGCAGTCATCCTGGAGGGCATCCACTACCGGTTCACCGGCGGCCAGACCGTCGGCGCCGGGTTCGATCACATCGGGGCCATGGTGGCGCCCCTGGCAGACGAGGGGCTGGCCCGGCTCGCCGGGGCGTCGTCGGGCTCCGCACCGCACGGCCCTGGAACAACCGGAGGGGGAGCCTGA
- a CDS encoding acyl-CoA dehydrogenase family protein: MDFAPDTTTQRVTEQVQDFLVSEVLPAEPVLAAQLAATPGVWSFRPVVHELQAKARAQGLWNLFLPPGGPVGARGGGLSNLQYAPVAELTGYSPKLAPVALNCAAPDTGNMELLAHFATPEQAERWLDPLLDGAQRSAFCMTEPAVASSDATNIATRIVRDGDEYVITGRKWFATGAMNPDCGLLIVMGKTDPTAPRHRQQSMVLVPRDTPGVRVLRGLTVLGYDDRDHGGHAEIVFDDVRVPVTNLLGGEGEGFAMAQARLGPGRIHHCMRALGMAERAMDLVRERAGERVAFGRPLADQGVVREWLATSRIEIESLRLLVLKTAWLMDTVGNKAAMTEIQAIKIAVPRAVGQILDRAVQVFGAAGVSGDHPLAELLAGIRTLRLADGPDEVHLASLGKAELRSRAPFLPRPADPRPADQPALVPASNLVPASKEDR, encoded by the coding sequence ATGGACTTCGCACCCGATACGACCACCCAGCGTGTCACCGAGCAGGTCCAGGACTTCCTGGTCAGCGAGGTGCTGCCCGCCGAGCCCGTGCTGGCCGCACAGCTCGCCGCGACCCCCGGCGTCTGGTCCTTCCGGCCGGTGGTGCACGAGCTGCAGGCCAAGGCCCGCGCACAGGGCCTGTGGAACCTGTTCCTGCCGCCGGGCGGCCCGGTGGGCGCTCGCGGCGGCGGGCTGAGCAACCTGCAGTACGCGCCGGTGGCCGAGCTGACCGGGTACAGCCCCAAGCTCGCGCCCGTCGCGCTGAACTGCGCGGCCCCCGACACCGGCAACATGGAGCTGCTCGCGCACTTCGCCACCCCGGAGCAGGCCGAGCGCTGGCTCGACCCGCTGCTGGACGGCGCGCAGCGGTCGGCGTTCTGCATGACCGAGCCTGCCGTCGCGTCGTCGGACGCCACGAACATCGCGACGAGGATCGTGCGCGACGGCGACGAGTACGTGATCACGGGCCGCAAGTGGTTCGCCACCGGCGCGATGAACCCGGACTGCGGGCTGCTGATCGTGATGGGCAAGACCGACCCCACCGCGCCCCGGCACCGCCAGCAGTCCATGGTGCTCGTGCCCCGCGACACCCCGGGCGTGCGGGTCCTGCGCGGCCTGACCGTCCTGGGTTACGACGACCGCGACCACGGCGGCCACGCCGAGATCGTGTTCGACGACGTCCGGGTGCCTGTCACCAACCTGCTGGGCGGCGAGGGCGAGGGCTTCGCCATGGCCCAGGCCCGTCTCGGGCCCGGGCGCATCCACCACTGCATGCGCGCGCTCGGCATGGCCGAGCGCGCCATGGACCTGGTGCGGGAGCGCGCCGGCGAGCGGGTCGCGTTCGGCAGGCCGCTCGCCGACCAGGGTGTGGTGCGCGAGTGGCTCGCCACCTCACGCATCGAGATCGAGTCGCTGCGCCTGCTTGTGCTCAAGACGGCCTGGCTCATGGACACCGTGGGCAACAAGGCGGCGATGACCGAGATCCAGGCCATCAAGATCGCGGTACCCCGCGCCGTCGGGCAGATCCTGGACCGCGCCGTGCAGGTGTTCGGTGCCGCCGGGGTCTCCGGCGATCACCCCCTGGCCGAGCTGCTCGCGGGGATCCGCACGCTGCGCCTGGCCGACGGCCCCGACGAGGTGCACCTGGCCTCGCTCGGCAAGGCCGAGCTCCGCAGCCGGGCGCCGTTCCTGCCGCGCCCTGCTGACCCGCGCCCTGCCGACCAGCCCGCTCTCGTACCCGCCTCGAATCTTGTACCAGCCTCGAAGGAGGACCGATGA
- a CDS encoding acyl-CoA dehydrogenase family protein — protein MTLSEPPATDLLDADFYSFQDLLTPAEQKKALAVREFMEREVRPIADDYWERAECPVHLFKPFAQLGTIGSGWAETQGEETSAVFRGWIGMETARVDSSFCTFIGVSGGLAMTSIGLGGTAEQRAQWLPPMAAGDVIGAFGLTEPLAGSDTAKGLRTTATRTGDTWVLNGAKRWIGNATFADVVVIWAKDTADDQVKGFLVRKGTPGFTATKIERKQSLRIVQNADIVLDGVEVAEADRLQHINSFRDLAAVLRITRDGVSWQALGTMIGAYEAAVAYTKQREQFGNPIASYQLIQDKLATAYANVTASFAMCVRVAQLQDQGIQKDAHAAMAKAFVTTRMRETVALCREACGGNGITLDYGVARFFADAEAVYTFEGTKDMNQLIVGRAITGHAAFV, from the coding sequence ATGACGCTCTCCGAGCCGCCGGCCACGGACCTGCTGGACGCCGACTTCTACTCGTTCCAGGACCTGCTCACCCCGGCCGAGCAGAAGAAGGCCCTGGCCGTGCGCGAGTTCATGGAGCGCGAGGTGCGCCCCATCGCTGACGACTACTGGGAGCGCGCCGAGTGCCCGGTGCACCTGTTCAAGCCCTTCGCGCAGCTCGGCACCATCGGGTCGGGCTGGGCCGAGACGCAGGGTGAGGAGACCTCGGCCGTGTTCCGCGGCTGGATCGGCATGGAGACGGCGCGCGTCGACTCGTCCTTCTGCACCTTCATCGGGGTCTCCGGCGGCCTGGCGATGACCTCGATCGGGCTGGGCGGCACGGCCGAGCAGCGCGCGCAGTGGCTGCCGCCCATGGCGGCCGGCGACGTGATCGGCGCGTTCGGGCTCACCGAGCCACTGGCCGGCTCCGACACCGCCAAGGGCCTGCGCACCACCGCCACCCGCACGGGCGACACGTGGGTGCTGAACGGCGCCAAGCGCTGGATCGGTAACGCCACCTTCGCCGACGTCGTCGTCATCTGGGCCAAGGACACGGCCGACGACCAGGTCAAGGGCTTCCTGGTGCGCAAGGGCACACCCGGCTTCACCGCCACCAAGATCGAGCGCAAGCAGTCCCTGCGCATCGTGCAGAACGCCGATATCGTGCTCGACGGCGTGGAGGTGGCCGAGGCCGACCGCCTGCAGCACATCAACAGCTTCCGCGACCTGGCCGCGGTGCTGCGGATCACGCGCGACGGCGTGTCGTGGCAGGCGCTCGGCACCATGATCGGCGCGTACGAGGCCGCCGTGGCCTACACCAAGCAGCGCGAGCAGTTCGGCAACCCGATCGCCAGCTACCAGCTCATCCAGGACAAGCTCGCCACGGCGTACGCCAACGTGACCGCGAGCTTCGCCATGTGCGTGCGCGTGGCCCAGCTCCAGGACCAGGGCATCCAGAAGGACGCCCACGCCGCGATGGCCAAGGCGTTCGTCACGACCCGCATGCGCGAGACCGTCGCACTGTGCCGGGAGGCCTGCGGCGGCAACGGCATCACGCTCGACTACGGCGTGGCCCGCTTCTTCGCCGACGCCGAGGCCGTATACACGTTCGAGGGCACCAAGGACATGAACCAGCTCATCGTGGGTCGCGCGATCACCGGTCACGCGGCGTTCGTCTGA
- the fabG gene encoding 3-oxoacyl-ACP reductase FabG — translation MTRTAIVTGAARGIGAATAHRLAQDGYAVAVLDLLEDQAKATVEAIVADGGRALAVGVDVADEESVAAAVARVTAELGAPTVLVNNAGILRDNLLFKMSVGDWDAVLSVHLRGAFLMTRAVQASMVEAKFGRIVNLSSTSALGNRGQANYSAAKAGMQGFTKTLAIELGKFGVTANAVAPGVIETDMIRETAERIGMPLADYLGVAAKDVPVGRVGQPEDIANAVSFFCSEQSGFVSGQVLYVAGGPKA, via the coding sequence ATGACCCGCACCGCCATCGTCACCGGCGCGGCCCGCGGCATCGGCGCCGCCACGGCTCACCGCCTCGCGCAGGACGGCTACGCCGTCGCCGTCCTGGACCTCCTGGAGGACCAGGCCAAGGCCACTGTGGAGGCCATCGTGGCCGACGGCGGCCGCGCGCTCGCCGTAGGCGTCGACGTCGCCGACGAGGAGTCGGTCGCCGCCGCCGTCGCCCGGGTCACCGCCGAGCTGGGCGCGCCCACCGTGCTGGTCAACAACGCCGGCATCCTGCGCGACAACCTGCTGTTCAAGATGTCGGTGGGCGACTGGGACGCCGTGCTGAGCGTGCACCTGCGGGGCGCGTTCCTCATGACCCGGGCCGTGCAGGCGTCCATGGTGGAGGCCAAGTTCGGCCGCATCGTGAACCTCTCCTCGACCTCTGCTCTCGGCAACCGGGGTCAGGCCAACTACTCGGCCGCCAAGGCGGGCATGCAGGGCTTCACCAAGACCCTGGCGATCGAGCTCGGCAAGTTTGGTGTCACCGCGAACGCCGTGGCCCCCGGGGTGATCGAGACCGACATGATCCGGGAGACCGCCGAGCGCATCGGGATGCCGCTGGCCGACTACCTCGGCGTGGCCGCCAAGGACGTCCCCGTGGGCCGGGTGGGTCAGCCCGAGGACATCGCCAACGCCGTGTCGTTCTTCTGCTCGGAGCAGTCCGGGTTCGTGTCGGGGCAGGTGCTGTACGTGGCGGGCGGCCCCAAGGCCTGA
- a CDS encoding DNA polymerase Y family protein, whose product MTGRSARPGSAVPAILATGDPVTRTACLWVPDWPVVAALVVAGLGPEVPAAVTGGPGGRIVAVSAPARSAGVRRGMRRREAQGRCPDLQLWTADDARDAREFEPVAVAAETVVSGLEVARPGLLLLPSGGAARYHGSEHDLARELTEQVAVRTGHECQVGVADGYLAAVLAAREDAVVPPGASPDYLAPRPAAVLVHARPGDRALTELADLWRRLGIRTLADLSALPDAAVAARFGDLGIWAQRLARGQDVRPPARRRLAEDLTVTEELDPPAHRVDVATFAARRLAERLHDDLDRRGLACGRLRITARAVDPVTGEARTLERLWRTDDTLGGLSAARITDRVRWQLEGWLTASSLGKGVAPAPIAGLTLAAEEMAPAGALQPRLWGPGAGEDLRARRAVERVQALLGGDAVLTVRLQGGRDPRDRVQLVPYGEQVPPERDPDRPWPGALPPPAPSVVLPEPAPAHVLDDDGRPVVVDVRLAVSGDPARVVVPDGGPWAGLDAAVVDWAGPWPVAERWWTPRGKRRVFLQVMTDLPGYMGLLLSSSAGQWTLEALYD is encoded by the coding sequence ATGACCGGCCGCTCAGCCCGTCCCGGCAGCGCCGTCCCCGCCATCCTTGCCACCGGCGACCCGGTCACCCGCACCGCCTGCCTCTGGGTGCCCGACTGGCCGGTCGTCGCGGCCCTGGTCGTCGCCGGCCTGGGCCCCGAGGTGCCCGCGGCGGTCACGGGCGGCCCCGGCGGGCGGATCGTGGCGGTGTCCGCGCCCGCGCGCAGCGCCGGGGTGCGCCGCGGCATGCGCCGTCGCGAGGCGCAGGGGCGCTGCCCCGACCTGCAGCTCTGGACCGCCGACGACGCCCGCGACGCCCGCGAGTTCGAGCCCGTCGCCGTGGCCGCCGAGACCGTGGTCTCCGGGCTGGAGGTCGCGCGGCCCGGTCTGCTCCTGCTGCCGTCGGGCGGAGCGGCTCGGTACCACGGCTCCGAGCACGACCTGGCCCGCGAGCTGACCGAGCAGGTCGCTGTCCGCACCGGCCACGAGTGCCAGGTCGGGGTCGCCGACGGCTACCTGGCCGCGGTCCTGGCGGCTCGCGAGGACGCCGTCGTACCGCCGGGTGCCTCGCCGGACTACCTCGCGCCCCGCCCCGCGGCCGTGCTTGTGCACGCGCGCCCGGGGGACCGGGCCCTGACCGAGCTGGCCGACCTGTGGCGCCGCCTCGGCATCCGCACGCTGGCCGACCTGTCGGCCCTGCCCGACGCCGCCGTAGCCGCCCGCTTCGGCGACCTCGGCATCTGGGCGCAGCGCCTCGCCCGGGGGCAGGACGTGCGGCCGCCCGCCCGACGTCGGCTCGCCGAGGACCTGACCGTCACCGAGGAGCTGGACCCGCCGGCGCACCGGGTCGACGTCGCGACCTTCGCCGCCCGCCGCCTGGCCGAGCGCCTGCACGACGACCTGGACCGGCGCGGCCTGGCGTGCGGGCGGCTGCGGATCACGGCGCGCGCCGTCGACCCGGTCACGGGCGAGGCCCGCACCCTGGAACGGCTGTGGCGCACCGACGACACGCTCGGCGGGCTGTCGGCCGCCCGGATCACCGACCGGGTGCGCTGGCAGCTCGAGGGCTGGCTGACGGCGTCGTCCCTCGGGAAAGGCGTCGCCCCCGCCCCGATCGCTGGCCTGACCCTCGCCGCCGAGGAGATGGCCCCCGCCGGGGCCCTGCAGCCGCGCCTCTGGGGACCCGGCGCGGGCGAGGACCTGCGTGCCCGCCGCGCCGTCGAGCGGGTGCAGGCCCTGCTCGGCGGCGACGCCGTCCTCACCGTGCGGCTCCAGGGCGGGCGCGATCCCCGCGACCGCGTCCAGCTCGTCCCCTACGGCGAGCAGGTCCCGCCCGAGCGCGACCCCGACCGGCCCTGGCCCGGCGCCCTACCGCCTCCGGCCCCCTCGGTGGTGCTGCCCGAGCCCGCCCCCGCGCACGTGCTCGACGACGACGGGCGCCCCGTCGTCGTCGACGTGCGCCTGGCGGTCAGCGGCGACCCGGCCCGGGTGGTAGTGCCCGACGGCGGCCCGTGGGCCGGGCTCGACGCTGCCGTCGTCGACTGGGCCGGTCCCTGGCCGGTCGCCGAGCGGTGGTGGACGCCCCGGGGCAAGCGCCGTGTGTTCCTCCAGGTGATGACCGATCTCCCGGGTTACATGGGGTTGCTGCTGTCGTCGTCGGCCGGGCAGTGGACGCTGGAGGCCCTCTATGACTAG